The DNA region atttggcagcaattacagcctcaagtctttttgaatatgatgccacaatcttggcacacctatccttggccagtttcgcccattcctctttgcagcacctctcaagctccatcaggttggatgggaagcgttggcgcacagccattttaagatctctccagagatgttcaatcggattcaagtctgggctctggctgggccactcaaggacattcacagagttgtcctgaagccactcctttgatatcttggctgtgtgcttagggtcgttgtcatgctgaaagatgaaccgtcaccccagtctggagcaggttttcatccaggatgtgtctgtacattgctgcagtcatctttccctttatcctgactagtctcccagtacctgccgctgaaaaacatccccacagcatgatgctgccaccaccatgcttcactgtagggatggtattggcctggtgatgagcggcgcctggtttcctccaaacatgacgcctggcattcacaccaaagagttcaatctttgtctcatcagaccagagaattttctgagtgtccttcaggtgccttttcgcaaactccaggcgggctgccatgtgccttttactaaggagtggcttctgtctggtcactctaccatacaagcctgattggtggattgctgcagagatggttgtccttctggaaggttctcctctctccacagaggacctctggagctctgacagagtgaccattgggttcttggtcacctccctgactaaggcctttctcccctgatcgctcagtttagacggccggccagctctaggaagagtcctggtggtttcaaacttcttccacttacggatgatggaggccactgtgctcattgggaccttcaaagcagcagaaatttttcttccccagatttgtgccttgagacaatcctgtctcggaggtctaaagaacatttcctttgacttcatgcttggtttgtgctctgacatgaactgtcaactgtgggaccttatatagacaggtgtgtgcctttccaaatcatgtccaatcaactgaatttaccacaggtggacgccaattaagctgcagaaacatctcaaggatgatcaggggaaacgggaagcacctgagctcaattttgagcttcatggcaagggctgtgaatacttatgtacatgtgctttctcagtttttttatttttaataaatttgcaaaaatctcaagtaaacttttttcacgttgtcattatgaggtgttatgtgtagaattctgaggaaaaaaatgaatttaatccattttggaataaggctgtaacataacaaaatgtggaaaaagtgatgtgctgtgaatactttcactgcactgtatatatgatattttgaagaaatcattttatgacctgaatagtaccaatcagaaaacatcatcacactaatgcaatattatttgaaaaagaacagtgtcagatcgggtgtgaatttacgcTGGCGCTGTTAGAATCAGATCAGGACAGGCGGGGTGGGGTTGTTAGAGCGTCATCGTcattgacagaataaaactgaaaaaaaagctaacttttacaagtaccatacatttatacccaatgtcccatatatttatttgtgtctttcttttttttctctgtgctgcgtCGACAACGTGCACctgaaggcatgagcttattcagtgcagcaggatcaacgcacatgtttatcttttttttctttcagtacatgtgcgttgatcctgctgcactgcaaatataggaggcagtggggatcGAGCCGGTGGCCCCattattacaagtcagcaaatcttaccgctacgccacggaaactgttgttttatccttgaaccttttatgaaagtgtgtatttgatctttggacttcaggcttcacacattctatagtttatgcctacattttgtaacacttattagtaaaatatgaaaaagtttctgttttaacaatgtttttacagtagacccccgcaaagtcacgGTTCAGGGTTCATGGACTCAGTCGTTCGtagattttttcttagaacctaactattaattgttaacagaaagcgcaaatatcctctgcaattttttatggcttttttcgtggcaatactgtgctgtagagagaacaggaagcaaccgctgagggaaacgcagtttgggatggtgaaactAGCCAATTCAAGAGTGTTAtttatttctccttgctgctgattgactgctgccatgtGACGCGTCTCCTGgttgagtgggtttaccaccgctgagggaaacgcggtttgggatggtgaaagtagccaatccgagagcgttgattcatttctccttgctgatgattgactgctgctttgtgacacgtctccagctgagtgtcctcgtgttttccattttgttattgttttgttatttttaaacgcacACAATGTCGTCGAACcgctctgcaccttctaaggcttctggaactgagcttaagtgccagaagaagtttaaaacactgcaggagaaggttgatttgctccgggaactaaaaagttatgctgcagtagtgcaccactatggcattaatgaaagcaccgtatgctacataaagaagaacgaagcagtgataacattttgtgaaaaataaatccaCAGTAAGCAGTAATGAACATTGGATagccaaagaaaaatattaaaataaataccagGAGAAAGGAAGGGGGCACAACACACAGGATCACCACACAATCCACCTCAAAaaacttctttttaaattaatggcaAGACCTAGTAAATGTTTAGAACATAATTTTATGTGAAAACGGTATGTGTAGGGTCTCACTGTTAAAAGTCATGTATCTCATTTGGAAATGTACATGTGTTTCTACTTTGAAATATCTAAATCCCAATTACTAACTCAAATTGGCagctataataaaataattcaatgatTAAAAGAGATTAAGGAGAAACAGACGAATGTTCAACAATTACATTTACTATAGACCTAggtgacttcctcttgtactacTTTATATTTAACAGGAAAGACAAGAGTACTTACCCCACATGTGGTTGAACTAACAAATGAATCCATCAAGGGGCGGTCCAACATGGCACCAACATCACTTATCATTTCTACATTTCGCCTCttgaataactaaaaagaaacagaaaagtccTGTTAGCACCACCAAAATACtcaatataaagtaaataacacTTAAAAATTGTCGGGGTTCctaaatattttcatatgttttaaCAGTTAAAATTAAGACCTGTTTAATTCTAGGGTGGCACGGTAGCAcagtgggtatcgctgctgcctcgcagttgggttatctggggacctgggttcgcttcccgggtcctccctgcgtggagtttgcatgttctccccgtgtctgcgtgggtttccgccgggcgctccggtttcctcccacagtccaaagacatgcaggttaggtggactggcgattctaaattggccctagtgtgtgcttggtgtgtgggtgtgtttgtgtgtgtcctgcggtgggttggcaccctgcccaggattggttcctgccttgttccctgtgttggctgggattggctccagcagatccccgtgaccctgtgttcggattcagcgggttggaaaatggatggatggatggctgtttaGTTCTACCAAAATAATATCACAAGCATAAGCACCTGAAATGAGTTTCCAGAAAAGGGTTACTGGGCTTACTTGACAAGGAGCACATCCCTGGGGAGGAACTGATGCTCCTCCAGAATGATAGGAGTCAGTGGAGGTGGTCTGAAAATCTAGTTTGGATacttaaaatgtgtgtttgttttgggCTACGGTTTGGAACGTAGGCTGTAGCAGATATGGTCCACTGGAAGAACAGCCAGTACCAATACTGGACCTACTGTAGGGATTTTTACTATATGACATATAACATGCTTAGCTAAAGAGACTGACATAAAAGTTCTATACAAGCACAGGTACAGTGAAGCAGAATACCTAGGATTTATTATCTTGTCTAGCTTTTGTGTATATTAGGCATTTCTGCATAGCAGGTGTAAATATAATTCAAAAGTGGGAAGTGATCCAGATATAACCAAAAATAATTAGTGAAGTATATAAGCCTACCATGAAAATAGTACAAAGCAGACCACAATGACACAAGTTTGCTCATGCAATAAACTTCCTGGCTACCAAAAGGCAGGCATGAGGTTTTAGTTATGCTGAAGGAATGCCTAAGAAGTACGGTCTAATTAATAATAGTTTGCTAGGGTAAAAGTGAATAAAGTGATCTATAATGGAGGAAAACATCCAAAATGgaacataaagaaaggaaaaaagaaacaaccatATTTACAATACCAGCATCTTTGTAAATGACTGTATTGGAAGAAGGCCACTAACTAAAGGCACAGAAAGCACTGCATTTCTACTGAAATTCCTAGAATAGCTTAACACAGGAGATCACAAGAAATTGAGGGCAAGATGGTTAGAAGATAAAAGATCAACAAAGTCTCAGCTTTTCTGACTATGGACCATTAGCTGCCACATAAATGTCCCTACCACTGAGTTACAGCTTACCATGGACTAAGTAGTAATTGTTTGTGTCATGTGTTCAGAGTTGTGCAGGTACACTAAATGCTACCAAAGAGATGTAGTCTGATGTTGTGATAGATTAgataaggatggatggatatatagacaGACTTTTAATATCCCCAGTAGAAAAATTGGCTGAagacataccagaatgactaaaaagcaagagaaTATTTccgacttggcagtcacagtgtgcATTATGCAAGCatattgctgctggtataaaggaAACCCAACAGCATTTTTAACagacttttgctgaataatttgttggctcaaagtactcagtgttagtgtgtcagagagaggatgtgaagcattgttcataatggcactcagttttgcaatTCTCCCCTTTGCTCCTAACTCCAGTGGGTCCAAAGTGTGTCCCaaaactgagtctgcccttttaattagcttgctgcttcagtgggcctcacttgaagtgatgttaccacccCAGCACACTACAGCGTTCAGAGTTGTAgaatacaagtactgtatatgaagaattccagttcccacattaaaggaacacagtcttgtaataaaaaacagcctgctctgccctgttttatatagttcctgtgttctgagaccagtccaaactgTCATTGATGTGGTCCCCCACGTACTTGTAAGAGTGGattacctctacatccactccctgaatgatGACCAGAAAATACAGCCTTTTTTGGTATGGCAAAAATGAATAACCAGTTCTCTGGTTTTGTtgatattaagatgcagacaattctctttgtaccaagaaacaaagttctacaACTGACTCCTGTACTAATAGCTGAAAGGACCACCCCTGACTACAGAAGAAGCGCCACTTCAACGTTACGAGTACATGACTAGATACTTGATATTGgcattatgtgacacaagtaatttATGTTaatagatattttgaaattgtttgctgCTATATAGTtgtcagttttgtttcttttcaagcTCATTGCATCAGGAatcgtgtttttttcttttctacatgaAAGTataagattaaaaatatttccCAGCTATTACTACCATCAATTGGAGTAAGTAACAGAcgccaaaaacaaaaaacaaaaaaaatcatttttgatgtCTTGGGTAACTTGTGGATTATTTTTCCTCCTATGTTTATGCCGAATTCATACATAACCAGGGATTAAAATGTATAGTGGTCTCACAGTGGCTACCAGTAAATTCCATGGGAGTTTGTAGCTAAAATGTAACAAACAGCAGGAAGCATTTGGTTTTGGTTTAATGAATTGTTCTTATTACTACAAATCTGCAGAATTTAGGCACAAATATAGAGGGTCTAGTTGTGCTTAAAACATTTATTGAACTCAGACAATTTCAAACAATCATCACTAGTAGAAGATAAAACCACAAATTTTCACCAACTTGCTACAGCTTCAGCATGTCCTACTTCAAGTGAAATGGCAAATGCAGCAGACATTACAAatcagagaatccatccatccatcattcaacccgctatatcctaacacagggtcacggggggtctgctggagccaatcccagccaacacagggcacaaggcaggaataaatcctggacagagcgccagcccaccgcagggcacacacacatgcatgcacacactagggacaatgtaggatcgccaatgcacctaacctgcatgtctttggactgtgggaggaaactggagcacccggaagaaacccacgcagacacagagcagaccacatgcaaacttcacgcagggtggacccgggaagggaacctaggtctccttactgtgaggcagcaacactaccactgcaccaccataccgccTAAGTCAGAGAATGAAACAGTTAATACAAGATTTTCAACAACCTAAACACTGGCATCCATTCACTGATTTTCCCTGTCAAAAAGGAATGTGTGCTCATTTAGGTATACAGCTTGGGCAATATTACGTTAGATTTCTGTACTTTATTGCTGAAGTAATTTGCAGCAAGCAGTGTACAATGTTTAAGAGACTTTCTGATCTATTCAGTACTCTCTGACAACAGCACTGGTGCTTCTAGATGGTGAACCTACAAGAGCACATAACTGTAGTTGATACTAAAGGAATAACTCGCACCCCTGAGTCCACTGTAACTAAAAATACAACAATTCAGCATCGAGAATTTCTAAAGCAAATGTGTTCTTCTGGATTTAGATTCACTGTCATGATATGCAAATACACAAAGGGTTGAGGAAATATCAACAGCCTCCTTTGTGATCAATATAAACAGTATAGCACATCAGTTAGAGCTAGCATACAAGAACAGAATGAAAATCTGACCTACTTCTgataatagtattttttcctttatcaaAACTCACCTAAAAGTTGTTTCatataattttttgttatttggtacactgtattaatgtgGAATAAAAGCTCATATGCTTCAGAGAACAAGAGGCACCaaatgtccccccccccccctacataTTCGCCAATAAATGCTGTTGTCAGTTACAACAGCATGTTTTGTTGATATTCAGGGTCCAGGGCATTTCCAAAAAGATTTGCTATAGCATTAACTTTGAATAGGCTGtgcaatgtttgtttgtttatttaaaaaaatgctgttaTTGCTTCTCTCCATGCAtttgagcaaaaaacaaaaattgcactTCTGTTTATACATGCGTTTCACTACTTTCACttcataataaaaattttaaataatcttgTTTAGTTGATTTATTCAGTAAGCCTAGACAGGTTACTAGTATTTCACcctaaatgtttttataaaatgttaatagATGTAGTTCGTAGTGGTAGCCAAAAAAgacttttaatctcatgttttcacatAGAATGGCAGacaatgctgtacaacagcaaacaatgtgaaaaaatgtccactgaagaaagacaaaaatctcaaaatgttGTGAAGTCTACATGTCCAATATCCAATTGAATGCTCACAATTTTGCACAACACATGCTTTTTTGCCaacatattgttaaataattacTTTAGGTATAATCAGAGCACACATTCTAAACAGTACATTAAAGCCTCATGGTAGGGCTGGGCGATATGGGCAAAAAATGAACTCAAGAGAAAACAGAACTCAAAAATAGTTTCCTTTACTTTGAAACTATAtggaaacaacaataacaaaaatgctACACTTCAGGGgtgttataaaaattaaatataaaataaatattaaataataaatataaaataaaacaaaatgcagaaaaataatttaacaaataaactgaaattcatTGACATAAAATAAAGCACCATGGGCAGGCAGTAACAacataaattatactgtaaataagaaaggtCTTCAGTGTGCTTTATCCCCCAACATTGTGCACAAGTGCAAcagtaatcagaatcagaatcagaatcagctttattggccaagtatatgtacacatacaaggaattggactccggtttaacctagtattgtccctgatgctgtgagattgacttaagtgttcatgagagtgatggcctgaggaaagaaactgttcacatgtctggtagttttggtgtacagtgctctgtagcgcctaccagagggaagaagttgaaaaaggttgtaaccagggtgtgatgggccTGCAATGATGTTTGCTGCCCGTTttctgactcgagatctgtataagtcttgaatggagggcagatcaacaccaatgattttttctgcgatcctgactgtccgttgaagtctgttcctgtcctgttttgtggctgagccaaaaccagactgtgatagatgaacagagaacagactggattactgcagagtaaaattggatgagcagctcctgaggcaggttgaatttcctgagctggcgcaggaagtgcaacctctgctgggcctttttaacaattgtgtttatgtttagttcccactttaggtcctgggaaattgtggatcccagaaacctaaagttttccacagcagacacaatgctgttgagtgtgagagggggcagcactggggggctccccctgaagtccactgtcatctccacagttttaagcttgttcagctccaggttgttttgaccgcaccagagggccagctgttcgacctctcgcctgtatacagactcgtcactgtccttgatgaggccaatgactgtcatatcatctgcgaacttcaggattttaacagacggatctcttgaggtgcagtcatttgtgtagagggagaagagcagaggagagaggacacatccctggggggcgccagtgctgactgttcgtgtgctggacgtgatttttcccagtctcacttgctgcttcctatctgtcaggaagtttttgatccactgggagatgggagctggtacagtgagccaagtgagtttggtgtggaggacttctggaatgatagtattgaacgccgagctgaagtccacaaacaggatgcatatgcatatgtccctggagagtcgagatgttgcaggatgtagtgcagtcccatgttgattgcatcatccactgacctgtttgctcggtaagcaaactgttgggggtcaagcagggggtctgtaatgtccttcaggtaggtcaacaccagtctttcaaaggatttcatgaccacagacgtcagggcgactggcctgtagtcatttaaacctgcgatggaggttttctttggaaccgggataattgtggaacgcttaaggcaggaaggaacttcacatagctccagggatctgttgaagatctgcgtaaatatgggggccagctgatcagcacagactttaagacaggagggtgacacaccatctagacctggtgccttcctgatcttctgtctcctgaagagctgactcacgtccccttcacagatcctgagtgcaggcatggtgtcagtggggaggggcaggggcttggtagtgagtgcagggagtgtattttgattggcgtgggtgagaggtgtgaaagagggattatcaaacctgcagtagaacaaattcagctcgttggccagttgatggttctcttcagtatggggggatggtttcctgtagttggtgatgtctttcaaacctctccacactgatgcagggtcattggctgtaaacctattttccagcttttcagtgtagcacctctttgctactctgatctcctttgtcaatgtgtttctggcttgattatacaggattctgtccccacttctgtaggccttctccttagcctgacgaagctgcctgagttttgtagtaaaccagggtttgtggttgttgttgtatgtgctaaaagttttcatgggcacacacatatcctcacaaaaactgacgtaggatgtcacagtgtcagtaagctcatccaggtctgtcgctgcagactcaaaaacactccaatcagtacagtcaaagcaggcttgtagttccagctttgcctcgttggtccatctcttcaccaTTTTCACCAGTAACAAAATGTTAAACATTCTTCAATCATTAAAGTGCAGAAGAATAACAAGAACAGCACCAAGTGACTAACATATGTCGGAGGCTGTGTttgatacaaagaaaataatggTACAGATTATGTGAAACAGCTATACAATGAATTACCTGTTGTTTTTTGTCtcagatttatttaatttaaagtttcaAATTTCTTCAGCCCTTTTGTTTTCGCTAATGTGCAGTTAAGTGTTAATTAATAACAGTAGTGAATCTAACACCCTCAACCAAAAAGCCATAATTTTCCTAACAGTGCCTGCTCTGTCCTGAAATTGTACAGCTGAGAAATTTTCAAACGcagtatgtattttataaaatgttgcataaaTGGACGTAGTTTATTGGTGATTTCATGTTTGTCAAAGTTTATGGTTTTTGACAACTGTACAAAGTAATACTTTtatacaaatcaaatcaaatgaaacaaaaaacatacgTTTTCAAGGTTGCCAGCTCTCATGCATCTGGCATGAAACTCTGCCTTTCAGACTCTCACGCTCATGCAAGAAATCTTATGGCAAATCTATATTATTCTATTATAATCCTAATACTAGCTACATCAAAAGCATTGGGGTATTTTGCAAACCCTGCACTCTATTTACAAGGTAATAAAATTGTTACATACATGCAAATGTGTGTGCAGACTTCTCAATCCAGACAGCTGACCAAAGCTGGCAACTCtgctttttatttgaaatgaactgtAAAATGCACGGTTTTCCAACTGATGCGGCTTGTCATTCCATTTGCATTGTTACTtcgaaaaatataaaatgaaaacgaGAAAAACATTACATGACATGTTTGAAATCTTTTCGAAATAATAAGACCGCCCATATCATAATAGCGATTAAAGTGATCAGTTCTTTTGGTATTTATGTTAAACagaagcttttattttattaccgGTGTGGGATTACCGAAACCAGTACTTAAATGAGCACTAAAATATGTGACAAACACGACTGTATTATATGTTTTACGGTGTTTTTGGCATGACAGCAACTCTGCTGCTGTGAGGATTACGGACTGTCTCATTGTTTTCTTGATGGATGAGAGTGAGTGGTATGCTAATGCGATGGCCCATTAACAAAAACGAAAGGTGTGATATGTACTGCCGACTGTTAAAGGTGGTCCCGGTGTTCTGAACAGCGGTGCTTCTTGCATCAATTGAGATTAGCAATAGGTCCAATAGGCGATATAACCCACTTACATACCTATGGCATTGTGCAGCCTATGTCCAAAGCACTGAAGGGGAGTTTCCCCCGTATGGTCATCGGGGAAGTAGGACATTTGGAGGCAGATGATTTTAAGTGCTCATTCCTTCTCAATTAGATGAACTGTCAGGCTCATGTAAGGCTGCATGGTTCTGCTCGAACAAAGATCCGTTGTTGTGAAGTAAAACAATGTTTCTTCCAACTGCATGGAGATTCCCAACCCCACCACTGGGTTTCATTGCACAAACGGGGCAATGTCACCTCCGCAAAATATTTGCAGTTCGGTATTCTATATTTAGGGTCTATTACTTTTAGCCATCTAACAAACCTAGGCTTTTTACAGTATAAATGGGCACCATGCCTTTACCGATATAAAATGTCACCGCATCTATATCATCTTTCCACCTTTGCCCTGTTTTTTGAATTAATGATAGGACTCTTGCATACAGTAGTTACACATACACATACCCACACCAGGGCtgtcaaaaaaattaacattttcaagTGACATGTGATTAATGGCAAGCTTAACCAAGGTGGTTTAGCGATGTCCAATAGTTCCCTGTGAATGCCACTGCTGTACAACTTCTTAGCTATTCAAACTGTGAAGACTTTTGCCTTTCATATAAATCCCCCAAAAGTAACTGTCATGTGAAGGCGATGTGTAAGAACTTTGCTTAATGATGTTTCTCAGCACTGCACCTTCAACTAAGTTTAGAGGTATAGAGACTGATTTGatccattttgcaaaaaaaaaaaatagcagtagttaatactttacattttgtttcattcatggaCATAAGTCTGACTGTACCATAGGAGAGGTGCATGGTGAAAACCACTGCTAAACATGTGGAACAAAAAGGATCAACAaacttttaccaaaaaaaaaaaaaactttattacctcaaaaaCATCTGGGATAAATGTTCTTTTGAGTCAAAAGTGGAACTTTTTGAAAGACTTGGGACCATTACATCTGGTGAAAAGCTAACAGcttttcacaataaaaatatCATGCTCACAATCAAAcatggtacacatatactgtatttatacaatATATTACTACATACCCACAACTCCCACCCTCCACAGAAGACTCCTAGATAAAGGAGTTAAATGATCTAcatcatatacagtggtgtgaaaaactatttgcccccttcctgatttcttattcttttgcatgtttgtcacacaaaatgtttctgatcatcaaacacatttaaccattagtcaaatataacacaagtaaacacaaaatgcagtttttaaatgatggtttttattatttagggagaaaaaaaatccaaacctacatggccctgtgtgaaaaagtaattgcccccttgttaaaaaataacctaactgtggtgtatcacacctgagttcaattcccgtagccacccccaggcctgattactgccacacctgtttcaatcaagaaatcacttaaataggagctgcctgacacagagaagtagaccaaaagcacctcaaaagctagacatcatgccaagatccaaagaaattcaggaacaaatgagaacagaaggaattgagatctatcagtctggtaaaggttataaagccatttctaaagctttgggactccagcgaaccacagtgagagccattatccacaaatggcaaaaacatggaacagtggtgaaccttcccaggagtggccggccgaccaaaattaccccaagagcgcagagacgactcatccgagaggtcacaaaagaccccaggacaacgtctaaagaactgcaggcctcacttgcctcaattaaggtcagtgttcacgactccaccataagaaagagactgggcaaaaacggcctgcatggcagatgtccaagacgcaaaccactgttaagcaaaaagaacattagggctcgtctcaattttgctaagaaacatctcaatgattgccaagacttttgggaaaataccttgtggactgatgagacaaaagttgaactttttggaaggcaaatgtcccgttacatctggcgtaaaaggaacacagcatttcagaaaa from Erpetoichthys calabaricus chromosome 14, fErpCal1.3, whole genome shotgun sequence includes:
- the LOC114665256 gene encoding importin subunit alpha-7-like, with product METAASPAKDYYRMNRYKNKALNPEEMRRRREEEGIQLRKQKREQQLFKRRNVEMISDVGAMLDRPLMDSFVSSTTCGVSTLVFPVKYKVVQEEVT